A window of Pseudomonas denitrificans (nom. rej.) genomic DNA:
CAGGATCAGCCAACTCCAGATCAGCGGCGCGAACACCGTCCCCGCTTGCAGCGCCAATCCTCCGAGCATCAACCCGAGGAAACCACTGCCCGCATCCCCCATGAAGATCCGCGCCGGGGGAAGTTCCAGACCAGGAACCCCGCCGCCGCCATGCCCAGGATCAAGGGCAACCACACCAGTTGCGACTCGCCGACGAACCACCCGCAGAGGGCTCCGCCCAGGCAGACGCTGATAGCTTCCAGGCCGGCAATCCCGTCGATGCCGTCCATGAAGTTGTACAGGTTGAGCAGCCAGACCAGGAACACCACGCCCAGCAGGTCACCGGCCAAACCCAGGTCCAGAGGCCCCCACGGCATAGTCAGCGCAGGCAGCCCACCCAACCAGCCAAGCAGCCAGGATGCGGCGACAAAATGCCCGAGCAGCCGCCAACGCGCCGGAATATGACGGTGATCGTCGAGGAAACCAATGACTGCAACCAGAGCGCCGGCCGGCAACAGGGCCAACAGGCTGCTCCCATCCACCGCACCTAGAACACCGGCCAACGGCAGACAGCCCAGGAAACCCAGCACAATGGCCACACCACCGCCCCGGGGCGTGGGGATCTGGTGCGAACTGCGTGCATTGGGAATGTCCATGATGCTGCGCGCCAGCGCGTAGCGGCGCACACCGGCCGTCATCACCCAGGATGCGATGAACACGGCCGCCAGCAGAATACCCATGCTCATCGCCCCTGCTCCTGACCACACCCCTGCGCTGCTGCCCTCAGGGCCTGCTCGACACTGACCGGCGGATTCCAGCCCAATCGACTGCGCGTCTTGGAAATATCCACCTGCAGCGATCCCAGCAAGCGCTGCACCTGCTGGCTCCGCCCGGTCAGCAGCCCCAGCAGGCGCAGCAGCGCAGCCGGAACCGGCAGCAGTCGCGGGCGAACGCCCAGAGCCTTGCTCAGACCACGGCACAGCGCTGCCGTCGACAAATCTTCACCGTCGCTCACCAGGAACACCTGCCCGGCGGCCGCCGGATGACGCGCGCAAAGCAGCAGCAGATCGACCAGATTGTCCCGCGCCACCAGGCTGCGGCGATTGTCGATGGAGTCGAAGGGCAACGGCAGTCGGCGTTGCAAGGCGCGCATCAGGCTGGCGAAATTGGCCTTCACGCCTGGGCCATAGACCAGCGGCGGACGCACCACGGCGACTTCGAGACCGGTCTGCCGGGCAACGTCGAACAGAGCCTGCTCAGCTTCGAGCTTGGACTGCCCGTATGGGTCCTGCGGTTGTGGCTCGGCGTCGGCAGTGAAGGGATGGCCCGGCGCAGTCTCCTCGCCATTGACCTTGATCGAACTGACAAAGACGAAGCGCTTCGCGCCGGCTGCAGCGGCCTGTTGCGCCAGATGCCGGGTGGCCTCGACGTTCACCGCACGAAACTCGGCGAGCGGGTCCGCTGCCTGCTCGTCCATGACATGAACGCGGGCAGCGCAGTGGATCACCACATCAACCCCTGCAGGGCCTGCGTCCAGGACTGCGCCACGCTCAACCCGTCGATGAGCGAAACTTCAACACCTTCGGGGTATTGCGCGCTGACACCACGCTGGGCGACGCGAACCTGCACGCTGTCTTCCCGGCATAAACGCGCCAGCACGCCTCGGCCGACAAAACCGCTCGCGCCCGTGAGTAGAACCTTCAATCCAGTACCTGCAGAACCTGACGCCTACGGCGTCTTCCATGTTTGAGCGAGCGCGTCAGAGCGGCGAAATGACCGGCCGCAGAGCATTCCAAGCGTGACAACTGGGACATTGCCAGTGCAGTTCGCGACCGGCAAAACCGCACTTGCCGCATCGATAGCGCGGCATTGTCTTATACAACCCGATGATTATTGGAGCGATTTTTCCCGTCGCCGAGTCTTTTTCAGTGTCGTTCCCCACTACTTCCAGGTATTCGCCCACACCTTGCCAGGAGGGATGGCGCTCCACCCGTTCCAGCAGGCTTTCGCGCCAGCTGGAAGAACGCCCTGGCTGATCGCTTTCAGCCAACAACGCGAGGATCGCCGGAGGCACTTCCTCCCCCCCTGCCAGCTCGCGCAAACAGGCCAGCACCTCGGGCCGGGCAAGGCCGTCGTGGCGACGCAGCAGGGGTACTATCTCGCCCAGGAAGGCCTTGGCATCGCTCGCCAGCTCGCCGATGGTAGCGACAGCAGCGGCCGGATCCTTGCGCCACAACTCGCAGTCCAGCCGCATCAGCAGAGCGCGTACGCAGCGCTTGTCGACGCGACGAGCCTCGCGCAGCAATTCCTGCATGGCACTGCGATCCCCGGTCTTGCCTTTCTCCTGAGCGAGCTCGCAATAATAGTTGGCCAGCGCGGCGCTCAGCTCGGGGCGGCTCGGTACCAGCCGGGCGGCCAGTTCGATGGCGCGCGACCAGTTCTTCTCGCGTTCGCAGATCAGCCGCTGCTCGTCGAGCGCCTCGAGAGAGATGGGCTCATCACGCTGCCGAGTCAGTTCGTCCAGCAACTCCTCGGCACTGCCGAGCAAGCCGCCAGCGATGTAGTCACGGGCCAGTTCCA
This region includes:
- a CDS encoding tetratricopeptide repeat protein: MPSVIATLFFFCALAIGWWMGRRSLSRTQPAPESNLRARVHSMHNLLERHSDDALESLSQGLVVSPETLESHLHVGNLFRRRGDIEKAIHIHQDLLGRAGEDGSLVAQVRLELARDYIAGGLLGSAEELLDELTRQRDEPISLEALDEQRLICEREKNWSRAIELAARLVPSRPELSAALANYYCELAQEKGKTGDRSAMQELLREARRVDKRCVRALLMRLDCELWRKDPAAAVATIGELASDAKAFLGEIVPLLRRHDGLARPEVLACLRELAGGEEVPPAILALLAESDQPGRSSSWRESLLERVERHPSWQGVGEYLEVVGNDTEKDSATGKIAPIIIGLYKTMPRYRCGKCGFAGRELHWQCPSCHAWNALRPVISPL